Proteins encoded by one window of Hyphomicrobium nitrativorans NL23:
- a CDS encoding FIST N-terminal domain-containing protein has translation MSELKAALSGDFQHIIAFFSADYDAAALATALGDAFPQIAVSGCSTAGGIGPEGLMESGVLLIAFPRDGFRIHTGVIEDVGAFSVERASEIVRGLKAQVGLNSDSPIAERVFGVMLVDGLSNAEEPLLAAVHWACGDMQLIGGSAGDGLSFDGTSLIHEGRLLDRAAILMMIESDFPFRIFKTSNFEPTDIKLVVTAADTETRTVHELNAEPAAREYASAIGLMLDDLGPFSFASYPLVVKVGGDYYCRSIRNMNPDGSLSFFCAIDEGLVFTVARPEDMLSATARTLADLDRSLGGVDLVLGFDCVLRRLDAQNRQIRRKMEDLYRSYGVVGFHTYGEQLNAMHLNQTLTGVAFGARRGAG, from the coding sequence GTGTCCGAGCTCAAGGCGGCGCTATCCGGCGATTTCCAGCACATCATCGCGTTTTTCTCGGCCGACTACGATGCAGCCGCGCTTGCAACCGCGCTCGGAGACGCGTTTCCGCAGATCGCCGTCAGCGGGTGCTCGACGGCGGGTGGGATCGGCCCCGAGGGCCTCATGGAAAGCGGGGTGCTTCTGATCGCGTTTCCGCGCGATGGATTTCGTATCCATACCGGCGTGATCGAGGATGTGGGCGCGTTCAGCGTCGAGCGGGCAAGCGAGATCGTGCGTGGGCTCAAGGCGCAGGTCGGCCTCAACAGCGACAGTCCCATCGCGGAGCGCGTGTTCGGCGTTATGCTGGTAGACGGGCTTTCCAACGCGGAAGAGCCGTTGCTTGCCGCCGTGCATTGGGCATGCGGCGACATGCAGCTCATCGGCGGTTCGGCGGGCGACGGGCTCTCCTTCGACGGCACGTCGCTCATTCACGAAGGCCGCTTGCTGGATCGTGCGGCGATCCTGATGATGATCGAGAGCGACTTTCCGTTCCGCATCTTCAAAACTTCGAATTTCGAACCAACGGACATCAAGCTTGTGGTGACGGCCGCGGATACCGAGACGCGGACCGTTCACGAACTCAACGCCGAGCCTGCCGCACGCGAATATGCGTCCGCAATCGGGCTGATGCTGGACGACCTCGGGCCCTTCAGCTTCGCGTCCTATCCTTTGGTCGTCAAAGTCGGTGGCGACTATTATTGCCGCTCGATCCGCAACATGAATCCGGATGGCAGTCTCTCGTTCTTTTGCGCCATAGACGAAGGTCTCGTATTCACGGTGGCCCGGCCGGAGGATATGCTGAGCGCAACCGCCAGAACTCTCGCAGATCTGGATCGAAGTCTCGGAGGCGTCGACCTGGTGCTCGGCTTCGATTGCGTCCTGAGGCGGCTCGATGCCCAGAACCGGCAGATCCGCAGGAAGATGGAGGATCTTTACAGGAGCTACGGTGTCGTGGGCTTTCACACTTACGGCGAGCAGCTCAACGCGATGCACCTCAATCAGACGTTGACGGGTGTCGCTTTCGGAGCGCGGCGAGGTGCCGGGTGA